One Hevea brasiliensis isolate MT/VB/25A 57/8 chromosome 6, ASM3005281v1, whole genome shotgun sequence genomic window, gttgaggttgttgcctttgtgcaaaaatcactaagaagctgagtcaactgatcaaatcttgcattcatgtagctaactgagtcaagttcataaatcccagccttctttggctcaagtgctctaggatttccccacaaatgggtattatgagcaatcttctctaatagatcatagcattcttcacttgtcattctcatgaaatctcctcctgcttgtgaatcaattgtgtttcttatggctggagtaactctggtgtagaaattctgaacaatcatccatttgggtatttcatgatgaggacattgcctttcaagctccttaaatctcatccaagactgatacaaagtttcatcatctcttggcttaaaagctaccatcaaattcctcaaatgagtggtcttcccaggtgggaaaaattgagatagaaaagcttgagatagctgctctcaagtagctataatagcttgtggaaatgagtcataccactccaatgctgaatcccgaagagagaatggaaataaagtgagtcgaatcacttcatctgaaactccaggttgtctttgtgtaccTCATATCatcaaaattttcttcaaatgagaatgaggattttcaagtggactacttccaaattgtgaattctgaaccatttgaataagaccagtcttcaactcaaattgattagctccaataataggtctgttatctctcacatctgcacatctaggaaaagcataatctaacatggatcttctttgaggatcattttgattaacaacttcaTTTTGCCCGTTGtgatcatttcctccattgtttccaccaatagctctattttgattctccatattttcaattgtctcctcttgctcaaatatttgttgttcttctttttctgcttcctttcttcttttgtgttcctttttgttggctcgacagaatttttcaatttctgggttgaacaacaattcagtgtcacttgtgcttttcgatcgtctcataaacaagaaaagtacctgaaaaacacaaggaacagcagtgaaaataaaagaaaataaaaattctaattagcttaaaacaattaaaatccaacttaaaaacaaacaattctccggcaacggcgccaaaaacttgctACGGTGTTGTCCGCAAGTGcatgggtcacagtagtatagttttaaaaaaatgatatcgatcctacagggaattgtgctttaaattggaaataaaaggataagctaattagaatggcaaaaattaaagatattaaaaatgaaatttaaaaattaaaattggtatttgaggaattaaagttaaatcaaacaattaactaaaattaattaaactagattaccaaaatttaatttgaaatttctatttatgaaatttggaggaattaaatctaaattcaatgaaaattaaagtgattctagagattggattttccatattgtttgcatgtgatttatccctaatttagccaaacacatgagaattgcaattttgagggaaatcaattcttaaatttttgaaacctttttcaagcatctcaaagttgattttcattaaatcaaaccatgttttcacggtatttcaaacctaacaaaaacccaattaatgctctaattgattttggaaagtccccttaattctcttagcttatctctaacaccaagaaaactaagtttattgcaagattatctatccctaatattcacttttcagtctatctattaaggattaaaacttaacttaatgagggcccattcatcaagcaagacaacaagctcacaagcaataaatcaaaatatcacaatcttcatttaaatggctaaatcagttcaaaaccacaatccaaagtaatatttacaaacccatctctagaatctcaaacaactactcacaaatcattgtttcaagacaaacccaagtgtatagatgaagaaataatggaaatctaagttaaggaatagaaaaacccagaaaattACAGAAGAATCTGCTGCTGGATGAGTGCAGAACGAGCTCCCTGCTGCTGCTGCTCCCTTCACGTGCTCCCTCTTTCCCTCTTTcttttcttgccaaaaatgcctcccttcctccttatggaaagaaaatgataaaggggactttatataggtgaggggactgccctagaatgggtaaaaaggtggaaggttccagagaaagtgaggtaaaaaatcAGAGTAACGcaaatgccacgtcagccatttccagtaaaaatgacataagctgaATCGGTTATGTCGCTGGTTGTGTAACAAtctgcctgaatatctgacgctcgacacaacctgcgacataagctaaattggttgtgctgcaggttgtgtaacTCTTggccattttttactcaacttcaaaaaattttacaattcaactctaatctcctccaaatgactactctgatcaaaatacatcaaatttctccaaatttaacctacaaaacaaataaattccaaaaattaaactaagaattgtgaaaattataaaattgactaaatatatgctaatatctataataataactATGAACAAAGGTAAATTgtgtgcaaaaattacacctaaatgatgatctaaaatgcatgcatcaataaTACACACAAAAGCTGAAGAACAAATATTCCATTTTCTCCACTAGATTGTAATGTAAAAGCATGTACCGTCCAGTCATAAAATGACCAACTTATTATGATATTAATCCGTTCAAGCACAATGATGCCACATGCATCAGCTTAAACCTTGTATAATCATCAGGTACATCAAGCATCAGACTCGCACCATTTCTGCAATGTAGGGATTCCGACTCCAATATTTTTCATGTCAAAGATATTGGCTGTTGCATTGAAATAGAAATCCAGGTTAATTGGTCACGAATGATCAAAATTTCAATGGATAAAATAGAAAGGTTATAAACTATCGAGGACAAATTGAAAGAACATCCACTTAACCAAGTATGCAGAAtgggaaaacacaaggaaaatgttTACTGATGCATCTAGTTCAAAGAGGGAGTGCAAATGGTTGAATAAGATGTGAAGAAAtcatatttttatttatcttctgagcatagaaaTAAGCAATGCTGTGAAGATTATCAATGGGCAGATCTTATTTCCTCTGTAAAAACGTTAATGTTGTCTATGAAATGGTCCTGTAACTATCTAATATTATATCATAACCCAATTTTCCTTTCAGTTTCACATTGCTAAATATGTTGCATCTGCTTTATCCTTCTACAATTTTCCCATTTTAATGTTGCTTATAATATTTTCCCTGTGCATTAAATTCTGATGGCCATCAAGAGAAGATCAGAAATTCATATGCGGATTCAGAAATCTGAAGAAAGTAGCCAATTTAAAGATCTTAATGACTACAAAAATTATTTCACCTCAGCTGCCTTGATTCCACATGCTACTAGAAGAGATCAAAGTTTTTCCTGTGCACTAGCGACATCAACCCTTCTCAACCCTTCACGTATATAATACAAAATTCAAGATATCTACTCTCTACAAAAATCAAGATAATTACCCAATCACCAGAGCACCTTAGGTAATACTGTGAATGCATTTGAAAAGGCATATTTAAATTCTCCGTCACACATCACATGTTCATGTGCAACATCTTTTGAGTTCAAGATTTTAGCCTAATCATCTGAAGATACTTCAGCCACAAACTATTCACTCTCTTCCAATTCCTTCCAACAGCTAAAATAAGGTGAAGATATGCAACCAAGAAAAAGCTTTTTAACCAAAAGCTTTCTCCACCATCTTTCTCTATTAATAAAGACCATCTCTATCATATCTTATAAATTTGCTCAGGAAATAATAGCACATGTCAACAAACAAATCATATTAAAATTATCATTCTGTCAACATAGATGGTCCCCTTCATGATTATAGATTGGTTTTTTACTTCGAGGGAGCCTTTATAATGGTCAGATACATTTTTTTGTAGCAAGTCCAACTTGAAACCAGACCAAACCCAATACTACAATCAAGTTCAAAACCTTTCACATAAATTCAGGGTCACCTCTGGTGTGATTCAAGTCACATCATTTTCCAACTTTTTTCACTACAACACATTATAAACTGAAACTTCTCAGTCTATTTTTCACACAGAATTGCATGACCTCGTATTGTCATGCTCATACAGAAAGCTGACTGTGGGTTACTTATAAATCGTTTGTACTTGAAGAAGGAGTTGTACCAACTCAGAATAGATGAAGGTACTGATGTGAGGgatcattttaatatttttaataaattaattacccaattggCTAGTGTTGGTGTGAAGGTTGATGAAGAAGATAAAGCCCTCTTGCTTTTAACCTCTCTCCTACACTCTTATAAAAGCTTGATAACAGCTCTATCAGTTGGGAAGGAGACTTTGAAGCAGTTATCTTGGATGATGAAAAGTTCAAGAAGACAGGTAGTAATAATAAATGTGGATCTTTTGTTGCTAGTTCTAATCGTGGTAGAAGCAATTCACGTGgaaataattggagaaggaatagtAGATCGAGTTCCAGACCACGAGTAAACCATGAAGATAGAGAATGCTACTATTGTCATGAGAAGGGTCACATTCAATACCATTGTATGAAGACGAAGGAAGATCTTGTATAATTTAAACAATTCAAAAGGAGTcacggaaaagaaaaagaagaaactgCTGCAATTGCAATAGATGATAATATTGATAGTGAATGTTTGAATGTGGATGATGATAAGGAAaaagcaaaagatccattacaaGATAAGTGGTTAATAGATTCTGCTTGCCCATTCCATATTTGCTTAAAGAATGAGTGGTTTGATGTGATTGaagaaaaaaaggagaaaaattgaagttagccAATGGGAACAAGATAAAAGTTGAAAGTATTGGAAGAGTGAAAATTAAGCTGCATGGTGATCAAGTAAAAGTATTCGATGAAGTGAGAAATGTTCCTAAAtttgaaaggaacttaatttccttAGGTAAATTAGATTCTTTGGGTTATGGGTATTCGATTTATGGTGAAGTCATGAGAGTTAGCCAATGTGCTCTTGTGATCATGAAGGATTAGAAGATTGGTACAAAGAATCTCTACAAATTGAAAGAAAGCACATTGATTGGAAGAATGCAAGTGGAAGCAAGAGACAATATCAACAATCAAAAATGCAAGGAAGTAGAACCcaagaaaaaattaatttttgcagaaattgtgaATACTAATTTCATTTGACTTggaggtggagattgttagagtccaagtccaattgaaattaggaagtataattaatttaggaaGCATAATTAGTTTAGAACgtttagtaaaatttaaattatgaaatttaataattagagtcttaAAAGGATTAGATTTTAGTGGcttataaatatgtaaaattgTTTGGTCATTATATAGAATGTATTGCAGAGAGCCACAAAGTAAAGAGGTGTGTTGAATTCCGTGAGTTTTGTTTAAGTGATTTtaagggtgagaaaaataattagtggttgaaattatttttccttaatagTAATTTATTTAGTAGAGTAGTCTTACGCTGAATcacgttaaattttgtgttctttattGTGTGTGTGTGGTTTTATACAACAATTACTGATCTTGGACAAGAAAATCCTACACAGTACAATGCAAAGCAACCTGTAATACAATGCACCATTCCCAATGCAGTAAATCATAGACATTAAACTAGATTTGAACAAAACCATCAACCATAGTCTTAATTTCATCTCTCCCacagaaattaaaaaattattctcATCATACCCATGATTCTAAAAATATTGGGGGCCAACTTACATCAAGACAATCACATTTTCAGCATGCAAGTCAAATTCTTGAAAGTTTGAATTAAAGCAAAGGATAAATATCTGTGTAAATCAAGCCATACTCGTTTCAAATCTAAGAAAACATACCAACATGTACATCAGGTGTAGCAGCAGCTGTGGCATCAACAATAACAGAAACATTTGCGTAATCCAGTGCTACCGCATCAAAGACAGTCTGCCTGATGCAATTTGGAGTTTGAACACCTAAAGATGCAGCAAAGACTCGAATCACATGAACATCAACAATGCCTCATTATGTCATTCTATTTAAAAGGGTCATGAATCCTGAAATTGCACTTACCAACAATCACCAAACTCTTAATTCCCTCTGTCTGAAGAAATGAATGAAGATGGGTGTTAAAAAATGCACTGAAGCGTGTCTTCACCACCTTGTAATCCCTTTCTTTCATCGTAAGGCCATCAACCAGTTCTGCACCCTTGCTTCCCTTTGAGGCAGGACCCACTTTCCCGGCAGAGTACATATGCCGGCGAAAAAGTTCCACGTCTCTTCCTAGTGAATCATTTTCACGGACAACCTAAACCCACAAATTCTCATAACACACACAATCCACAAATACAGGGACTTATGAACTTGAGTTTTCCATCTAAAGTCCATCAGTAATAGGGGCACTAAACAGACAAAGCATACAAAGAGCAAagcaaaattaaagaaataatattaGCTAAGCACAGAGTTTTGTTGCTTTTTTGGGACGCAATAGGCAACTAAGATATTACCTTCCAAAGCGCCCCAAAaacaaattatataatattatcgtAATTCATGTCGGTTTATATCAAACAAATAAGAGTAAGACACAAGCAAATATGGTAGTTATTTCTTAAATAAAAACCGAGGTAATTATAAATATTTGTCTCTTATGCAGGCCATGAATTGTGCAAAAGGTAGTGTGGAAAAGCAGGGAAATTCAGGCCATGCTCCAGGTGTTGGACgtcaaagaaaaaaataacaaataaataaattcactTTAGGTCTACAGTGGACGTGAGGCCACTTGGAATTGCACGCAACCTGAGCTGGGCCATGTTATTCTCAATTTCCTGGTGTGCTTTAAGGAAATCAGAGCCTTACTGCAGCCCATAGTACCATGTTTTGTCCAGTATTCCTCGTGGACTTAGAGCCGCAATGGGCTTTCTCCATCTTGATGTCCCAAGCATTATAAATACCGATGTTTTTAAATCGGTTCGGTTATTAATATAAGAAAAACCAAAGGTAAAGAGTTTAAATTTTAGCTGAGCGTGATTAGAGTCTGGCTAATatattatcaaataaaaattataaaattaataataatactttattataatttataattttatatattttataaataattattaaaataaatatagttaaaattttaatatataaatatattttaaaaataatttattggaaactaattttttataataaatttattcatataaaaaataaatgttaatacattaaaattatataacataataaaaaattatatgctTTTTATTGTctaaaaaataattcaatttaatatattaataaaataaattattgacatgTAACGATTAGACTCCAATCCCTAGAGAAATTATCAATGATCATAAGCCTTACGGTTATATTATAAGCTTATATTATAGTGGCAGCTTTCATCTAACTAACAAAGCTGAAACTAGTTAACTGAAAATAACTCTTTAGCTCTTCTTTAGCTCGCTAGCTTGATAGAAACTTTACAAAGAAGAAGTGAGTTCCAGTTTCCCTTCCAATCTAAAGCAGTTGTAAGATCTTTCTATTTATTGTTTCTTTTCTgttttcttttgttatttttgttAATTTGTATTAGTGCGTGGTAAAGTGGCATTTATCTTTGTCTGTGTTTTAGCAGAAAGCTAAAGAGTTGTTTATTACTACAATCATATTTCATATTTCAGTATGTTATtcttatttaaattcaatttattataaattcaaaaaatgaaatttacttattaaatatgtgaattttatatatttttattttgaatttagatataaataaaaattttattacaatAATATCAAACAAGCACAGCgtattaatattatataaaatttaatttaaaataataaaattttcaaattctaaAAATATTATCTGTTAAATTTTACACATTTTAatcattaaaatattaaaattgaaatattaaataatttttataaattattacatcatactaatttaaaaaaacatttaaacatgttgataaaatttattgtgatagaACACGTTGGTAGGTTGGCACTGATCGATCGAGCTCTTCATATCTGGTCAGAGTCTGGCTGTGTACTTGTCTTGATCACAACAAACATGGAAGAATTCAGACGTTTCCTAGATCTGGGGCCAAACATGCAACATTATTAATTGATTATGCTTTAATTAGTCAACATTAATTGTTCCATGAATGATGGGTGCTTGCTTATCAATGTCTAATAGGACTTGCATTTGGTAATTAATGGTCTCAAATGACCacagaaattgagaaatgaaaacTCCTCACCATTATCAATTATGAGCTCAATGTAATAGAGTGCACCATTTCATTActttgtctctctaattccttttcACACTGATAAACTGAAAAGCATGTGGGTTAACTAAGTAACTTGATTAATCAGCAATTAAGACATCCCCCTCTTAATTATCGCATAATAGGTCACTATCCCATACATTGATTGATTTCCAATGAAGTAAAGAATAATCACAGGGATTTATTACACAGGCCGAAAGGAAAAGTTTGGTTGGCCGGGCATTCAAGCCAGCCCAAATGGCAAACTCTTCCTCTCCTCAAACATGTACAGCGGTACAGTACACATATGGGGGGTTCCCACTTGCAATGAAAACCCACATTCCATTAAGAATCAGGAATTAGTGATGGGAGATCTCAGCTTTGAATTTTCTTGTATCTTCAATACTAAGGATGATAAAAAGAAAACCTCTGTAAGCAagctaaataaaataaataaatggaaGAAAATGGGAAAGTGAAAGGTATGGATCTGGGCCGCTTCCCACATGGAGAACATTTTTTGTTAACATCAACCAAGAAAACAATCTTCCAAATTTCAATGTATCATATTCTAAACTTCAGAGGAATGAGAGTGATGAATAGTGCAAGAACATGATTTCCAGACTACTTGTTCTGCTGGGTTCGGTTTACTTCCTAAAGCACAGGCAGACAGCAGACCAAGGCACCAAAACGATCTGCCAGCCTCTGCAGTTTCAGGCAATGATGCTAATTCCTCCTCTGATCGCATTGTTCCAAAGCAAACACTACCTCATTTTTTAGTGGGCTCCATCATTCATCAATTGTTTGGTTCCAGTCTACTTGGCTCTCAACCATACAACATGACAGTGCTTATGAGGCCTATGGTACTCACATTCAATAATTATCTTGATAAGCATGTAACGAGAATGAAAGAGTTTTCAACATTATTCAGAACATGCAATGAACCTGAATAGTTCACTAGCAAGATGCCTATTATATCAAATTCAAAAGTATACAATGTTGAAACTGATTACTCGGTCCAGCAGCAACTCAATAATACAAACAAAAGTTGAAGAACAAATATTACATTGCATGTGTTTTCTCTGCTAGACTGCAATGTAAAAGCATGCACTATGCAGTAATAAAATGACCAACTAATTATGATATTAATCCGTTCAAGCACAATGCTGCCCATGCATCAGATAAAATGAAATACAAGGGCCACAAGAGAGCTTGAACCTTGTATAGTCGTCAAGTAGATCAAGCATCAGACTCGCTCCATTCCTGTAATGTTGGGAtttcaactccaatatttttcaTGTCAAAGATATTGGCTGTTTCATCGAAATAGAAACCCAGGTTAAGTGGTCATGAATGCCAATGTTTTATACCCATTAAAATTTCAATGCACAAAATAAAAAGGTTATACACTATCAACGACAAATTGAAAGAACATCCACTTAGCCAAGTATGCAGAATGGGAAAACACTAGAAAAATGTTAACCAATGCATCTAGTTTCCAAAGAGGAGTGCAAATGGTTGAATAAGACATGgagaaatcaattttttttttaggttAAACTACAATTTAAACTTGAGGTTTGGCAAAACCTACAACTAAGTCTTGTCTTTTCAAAATCAAGCAATTTAATCCCTAATATTTGGCAAAACTTACAATTTAGAAAATCACAAGGACTAAATAGTATTACTATTttgtttataatataaaatcctaTAGACTAAATCCTTCAGTTAGAAAATATATAGAgttaaaggcattttggtcattttgctaactTGGATGGAAAATTGGATAGAGTGACTAAATTATAGGTTTTGCCAAATATCTGGGATTAAATTGCTTGGTTTTGTCAAACCTTAgcgactaaattgtaatttaccCTTTTatttatcttcttagcatagaaataAGGAATGCTGTAAAAATTATCAATGGGCAGATCTTATTTACTCTGTAATGGTGTTATGAGATTGGGGTTTTAATTAGGTTCCACTTCATCTTCAAGTATTTCAAGTCAGATACAAAACACTTGTCCTATAACTATCTAATATCATATCATGACCCAATTGTCCATTCTGTTTCACATTCCTAAATATGTTACATCTACTTTATCCTTCTACAATTTTCCCATTTTAATATTGCCTGATAATGTTTTCTCTGTGCATTGAATTCCAGTGGCCATCAAGAGAAGATCAGAAATTCATATGCAGATCCAAATCTGAAGAAAGCAGCCAATTTTAAAAGATCTTAATCTCCTCTACACAAATTATTTCACTTCAGCTGCCTTGATTCCACATACTACTATAAGAGATCAAAGTTGTTCCTGTGTGCTAACAACAACCCTTCCCAACCCTTCTCATATATAATACAAAATTCAAGTTATTTACGCAATCACCCAAACACCTTAGGTGATACTGTGAATGCATTTGAAAAGGCATATTAAATTCTCTGTCATCAGATATCACAAGTTCATGTGCAACATCTTTTGAGTTCAAGATTTCAGCCAAATCATCTGAAGATACTTCAGTCACAAACTATTCACTCTC contains:
- the LOC110670712 gene encoding probable inactive nicotinamidase At3g16190, producing MYSAGKVGPASKGSKGAELVDGLTMKERDYKVVKTRFSAFFNTHLHSFLQTEGIKSLVIVGVQTPNCIRQTVFDAVALDYANVSVIVDATAAATPDVHVANIFDMKNIGVGIPTLQKWCESDA